A part of Streptomyces sp. NBC_01235 genomic DNA contains:
- a CDS encoding alginate lyase family protein, which produces MNEPQSDPATPPNRRRFLKLTAVGAGAAGLAGAGALAGAGQAAAVTSGLTALTHPGVLHSRADLDHMRSKVAAGTSPWTDGYNVFATDFFSKSSYVVAGGRATVTRGTSPENGNAELWYDCNAAYQNALMWYITGDRAHADKALEIIKSWTNALQEINGADAELAAGIYGAKLAAAVEIMHYTGPSGSWTQSELDATVAMFENIFVPLINVYGDGGYGLMGLKGMFQIAVACNNLTLFNDAYNAFYTHSCCGLTKLIQSGTGQCCESGRDQAHTQLILGSLAEICETGRVQGLDMYGASSSLLLSGFEYTAKYNLGNSVPYDATFGRCNWHWSAISTDGRGTFRPIYEMAYNHYVKRAGKSAPYTAQVAARLRPEGAPFQCDHPGFGTLLFSL; this is translated from the coding sequence GTGAACGAGCCGCAGTCCGACCCCGCCACCCCTCCCAACCGCCGCCGCTTTCTCAAGCTCACCGCCGTCGGAGCCGGCGCGGCCGGCCTCGCGGGCGCCGGCGCCCTGGCGGGTGCCGGCCAGGCCGCCGCCGTCACCTCCGGCCTGACCGCGCTGACCCACCCCGGCGTACTGCACAGCCGCGCCGACCTCGACCACATGCGCAGCAAGGTCGCGGCGGGCACGTCCCCCTGGACCGACGGCTACAACGTCTTCGCCACCGACTTCTTCTCCAAGTCCTCCTACGTCGTCGCGGGCGGCAGGGCCACCGTCACCCGCGGCACCAGCCCCGAGAACGGCAACGCGGAACTCTGGTACGACTGCAACGCCGCATACCAGAACGCCCTCATGTGGTACATCACCGGCGACAGGGCGCACGCCGACAAGGCCCTGGAGATCATCAAGTCCTGGACGAACGCGCTTCAGGAGATCAACGGCGCCGACGCCGAACTCGCCGCCGGCATCTACGGCGCAAAGCTTGCTGCGGCCGTCGAGATCATGCACTACACCGGCCCATCGGGCAGCTGGACCCAGTCCGAACTCGACGCCACCGTCGCGATGTTCGAGAACATCTTCGTGCCGCTCATCAACGTCTACGGCGACGGCGGCTACGGCCTCATGGGCCTCAAGGGCATGTTCCAGATCGCCGTGGCCTGCAACAACCTCACCCTCTTCAACGACGCCTACAACGCCTTCTACACCCACAGCTGCTGCGGCCTGACCAAGCTCATCCAGTCCGGCACCGGCCAGTGCTGCGAGTCCGGCCGCGACCAGGCCCACACCCAGCTGATCCTGGGTTCGCTCGCCGAGATCTGCGAGACCGGGCGCGTCCAGGGCCTCGACATGTACGGGGCTTCGAGTTCACTGCTGCTGTCGGGCTTCGAGTACACGGCGAAGTACAACCTCGGCAACAGCGTCCCGTACGATGCCACGTTCGGCCGCTGCAACTGGCACTGGTCGGCCATATCCACCGACGGGCGCGGCACGTTCCGCCCCATCTACGAGATGGCGTACAACCACTACGTCAAGCGGGCCGGCAAGTCGGCCCCCTACACCGCCCAGGTGGCGGCCCGACTACGCCCGGAGGGCGCCCCCTTCCAGTGCGACCACCCGGGCTTCGGCACCCTCCTGTTCTCCCTCTGA
- a CDS encoding Tat pathway signal sequence domain protein produces the protein MPNAPRRRDVLKYAGATGVAAAVIGLPTAVPATAAEAESAGTRGPAPLDVVVFGDADSEAAHALTATLSDTVTGGLGQSARVLNPTSPASFWGGTLKFEVAVRPTGTTYVTVRLWGDDHDDTSEEAASGTNMWRLQLFCEGKQVGYEDQGAVDSLDILDTAPRTPGRFFFHTLPLPEKMTAGKGKVTLEIRAMGRIWSYGQDARQLYRTMTTPSRGIYRLYTHTDPCFAPPKGEVQGPAPAPKARTGGEEILDAVKARVQKDQTDLLTTATPAAMDGWAMQSLAEGCLWSASPAYQDPRAVERVLQAIDGRYMAWKADATVLTGSDQQWQGFGRVGLVLALLWEHVGDGLGTQVTGSPYAIANPGFESGGDTPTGWQKPGWAPSGTWARDTTVCRSGTSSLRLQATGTSGYSYVYSAPKTRVGPGTYTYGAWIRTDGATGLGAHIDPLFFDSNGTLVGSDHKVYASNGTHDWEYVSIDLATPAGATQMEMHLRLTGPGTAWFDDVTLVAPAETTTPVPPVRKDAYIDMLKSSRDYWRQHFPHYSNQSQICAIGLYQANRGLKLLAPDLALSEDKARDYLYQSIGMKPYLGPEDADGNPTKPLGESYYQVTRAGLTRELGYVGNYGEVMDWLVMMYESVTRGYGGQEAPELREQMVKMTKARGAFRVIDVDEDGCRISRIETVIGWRNEVYPGEIAYASRTAWDSNPVMTAAVFKDPDIVGWTQEMIADGQLYPQLNLQATHTWTRVGLNALRFLSRDWPEFQALASRPGRIPTGWDRPDFVVTDEENGCLAVKNGQELLFASLYWRARQGVNNYARIHHLTPTDQRSATIRQCTAGTTGDTFTARDWVLWDYAINDPGAAHIPPGGFPPPGDTLHQALAGDVYHLAPVPDDVPDPTLGVHFDGVETMLVGRAPFFLCEYGDYLVAMNTSTDKVFTLPARLDFGPARDLVTGKTVGADHRPQLGPRSSLVLYRG, from the coding sequence GTGCCCAACGCACCCAGAAGACGTGACGTGCTGAAGTACGCCGGTGCGACCGGCGTCGCCGCGGCCGTCATCGGCCTGCCGACGGCCGTGCCGGCCACCGCCGCCGAGGCGGAAAGCGCAGGCACGCGAGGGCCCGCCCCGCTCGACGTCGTCGTCTTCGGCGACGCGGACTCCGAGGCCGCGCACGCTCTCACCGCCACCCTCTCCGACACGGTCACCGGCGGCCTCGGCCAGAGCGCCCGCGTCCTCAACCCGACCAGCCCAGCATCGTTCTGGGGCGGCACCCTGAAGTTCGAGGTCGCCGTCCGCCCGACCGGCACCACGTACGTCACCGTCCGCCTCTGGGGCGACGATCACGACGACACCTCCGAAGAGGCCGCGTCCGGCACCAACATGTGGCGGCTGCAGCTCTTCTGCGAGGGCAAGCAGGTCGGCTACGAGGACCAGGGCGCCGTCGACAGCCTCGACATCCTCGACACCGCCCCGCGCACCCCGGGCCGCTTCTTCTTCCACACGCTGCCGCTGCCGGAGAAGATGACCGCCGGCAAGGGCAAGGTGACGCTGGAGATCCGCGCGATGGGGCGCATCTGGTCCTACGGTCAGGACGCGAGGCAGCTGTACCGGACCATGACCACGCCCTCGCGCGGCATCTACCGCCTGTACACCCACACAGACCCCTGCTTCGCCCCGCCCAAGGGCGAGGTCCAGGGCCCCGCGCCCGCCCCGAAGGCCCGCACCGGCGGCGAGGAGATCCTGGACGCCGTCAAGGCGCGGGTGCAGAAGGACCAGACGGACCTCCTGACCACCGCGACACCGGCCGCCATGGACGGCTGGGCCATGCAGTCGCTGGCCGAGGGCTGTCTGTGGTCCGCAAGCCCCGCCTACCAGGACCCGCGGGCGGTCGAGCGGGTGCTTCAGGCCATCGACGGCCGGTACATGGCGTGGAAGGCCGACGCGACCGTCCTCACCGGCTCCGACCAGCAGTGGCAGGGCTTCGGCCGGGTCGGGCTGGTGCTGGCCCTGCTCTGGGAGCACGTCGGCGACGGCCTCGGCACCCAGGTGACCGGATCGCCGTACGCCATCGCCAACCCCGGCTTCGAGTCGGGCGGCGACACTCCCACCGGCTGGCAGAAGCCCGGCTGGGCGCCCAGCGGAACGTGGGCCCGTGACACCACGGTCTGCCGCTCCGGCACCTCCTCCCTCAGACTCCAGGCCACCGGTACGAGCGGCTACAGCTACGTCTACTCCGCCCCGAAGACGCGGGTCGGCCCAGGCACGTACACCTATGGCGCGTGGATCAGGACGGATGGCGCCACCGGCCTCGGCGCCCACATCGACCCGCTGTTCTTCGACTCCAACGGGACACTCGTCGGCAGCGACCACAAGGTCTACGCGAGCAACGGCACCCACGACTGGGAGTACGTGTCGATCGACCTGGCCACCCCGGCCGGCGCCACCCAGATGGAGATGCACCTGCGCCTGACCGGCCCGGGCACCGCCTGGTTCGACGACGTCACCCTCGTCGCCCCCGCCGAGACCACCACCCCCGTGCCGCCGGTGCGCAAGGACGCGTACATCGACATGCTCAAGTCCAGCCGCGACTACTGGCGGCAGCACTTCCCGCACTACAGCAACCAGTCGCAGATCTGCGCCATCGGCCTCTACCAGGCCAACCGCGGCCTGAAGCTCCTCGCCCCCGACCTCGCCCTGTCCGAGGACAAGGCCCGCGACTACTTGTACCAGTCGATCGGCATGAAGCCCTACCTCGGCCCGGAGGACGCGGACGGCAACCCGACCAAGCCGCTCGGCGAGAGCTACTACCAGGTGACGAGGGCTGGCCTGACCCGCGAACTCGGCTACGTCGGCAACTACGGCGAGGTCATGGACTGGCTCGTGATGATGTACGAGTCGGTCACGCGCGGGTACGGCGGCCAGGAGGCGCCCGAACTGCGCGAGCAGATGGTGAAGATGACCAAGGCGCGCGGCGCGTTCCGGGTGATCGACGTCGACGAGGACGGCTGCCGCATCTCCCGCATCGAGACGGTGATCGGCTGGCGCAACGAGGTCTACCCCGGCGAGATCGCGTACGCCTCCCGCACCGCCTGGGACTCCAACCCCGTCATGACGGCCGCCGTCTTCAAGGACCCCGACATCGTCGGCTGGACCCAGGAGATGATCGCCGACGGCCAGCTCTACCCCCAGCTGAACCTCCAGGCCACCCACACCTGGACCCGCGTCGGCCTCAACGCCCTGCGCTTCCTCTCCCGCGACTGGCCGGAGTTCCAGGCCCTGGCCTCGCGGCCAGGCCGGATCCCGACCGGCTGGGACCGGCCCGACTTCGTCGTCACGGACGAGGAGAACGGGTGCCTTGCCGTCAAGAACGGCCAGGAGCTGCTGTTCGCCTCCCTCTACTGGCGGGCGCGGCAGGGCGTGAACAACTACGCTCGCATCCACCACCTCACCCCCACCGACCAGCGCTCGGCCACCATTCGCCAGTGCACCGCGGGCACCACCGGCGACACCTTCACCGCCCGCGACTGGGTCCTGTGGGACTACGCCATCAACGATCCCGGTGCCGCCCACATTCCGCCGGGCGGCTTCCCGCCGCCCGGCGACACCCTCCACCAGGCCCTCGCCGGCGACGTCTACCACCTCGCCCCCGTCCCCGACGACGTCCCCGACCCCACCCTCGGCGTCCACTTCGACGGCGTCGAGACCATGCTGGTGGGCCGCGCGCCGTTCTTTCTTTGCGAGTACGGGGACTACCTCGTCGCCATGAACACCAGCACGGACAAGGTCTTCACCCTCCCCGCGCGCCTGGACTTCGGCCCCGCCCGCGACCTCGTCACCGGCAAAACCGTGGGCGCCGACCACCGCCCGCAGCTCGGCCCGCGCAGCAGCCTGGTGCTGTACCGAGGCTGA
- a CDS encoding carbohydrate ABC transporter permease: MSSIASGGGARPTRRAVALTTGLLIVFLLYSLAPTWFLLVASTKNQTDLYSTFGLWFSANHLADNFQAIWDYHDGVFGRWIFNSVLYSTVGAAGSTFVSLAAGYGLAKFDFRGRGALFGVIVGASLLPSTLLAFPLYLVFAKIGLTNTVWAVLIPYFINPFGVYLGKVYADTSVPTELMEAARIDGASETRIFFSVALRLVRTGGVTIFMLDFVNIWNNFFLPLFMLNGERSFPVTLGLFSWVQQAQTSRDMNTLVLTGSLLSIVPLAVFMFALQKYWRSGILMGSLK, from the coding sequence ATGAGCAGTATCGCCTCCGGGGGCGGTGCGCGCCCCACCCGTCGTGCGGTGGCCCTCACCACTGGTCTGCTGATCGTCTTCCTGCTCTACTCGCTCGCACCGACCTGGTTCCTGCTGGTGGCGTCGACGAAGAACCAGACGGACCTGTACTCGACGTTCGGCCTGTGGTTCTCCGCCAACCACCTCGCCGACAATTTCCAGGCGATCTGGGACTACCACGACGGGGTCTTCGGCCGCTGGATCTTCAACTCCGTCCTGTACTCCACCGTCGGCGCCGCGGGTTCGACGTTCGTCTCGCTCGCCGCCGGCTACGGCCTGGCGAAGTTCGACTTCCGGGGCCGGGGCGCCCTGTTCGGTGTCATCGTCGGTGCCTCGCTGCTGCCGAGCACACTGCTGGCGTTCCCGCTTTACCTCGTCTTCGCGAAGATCGGGCTCACCAACACCGTCTGGGCGGTGCTGATCCCGTACTTCATCAACCCCTTCGGGGTCTACCTGGGCAAGGTCTACGCCGACACCTCGGTGCCCACCGAGCTGATGGAGGCGGCCCGCATCGACGGCGCGAGCGAGACGCGGATCTTCTTCTCGGTCGCGCTCAGGCTGGTGCGCACCGGCGGCGTCACCATCTTCATGCTCGACTTCGTCAACATCTGGAACAACTTCTTCCTGCCTCTGTTCATGCTCAACGGCGAGCGCTCCTTCCCCGTGACCCTGGGCCTCTTCTCCTGGGTGCAGCAGGCGCAGACCTCCCGCGACATGAACACTCTCGTCCTCACCGGGTCACTGCTGTCGATTGTTCCGCTGGCGGTCTTCATGTTCGCCCTCCAGAAGTACTGGCGCAGCGGAATCCTCATGGGCAGCCTCAAGTAA
- a CDS encoding carbohydrate ABC transporter permease, translated as MSTLTRPAQAATDSPVRRTSPRRTGRRGAYKGLLFMLPFLTGFLLTYVVPIGYAFSQSLHEKKSSGIGFGPTRIVFVGFANFSAILSDGTFWTGMLRTLLFGAAQIAVMLGISLLLALLLDGIAARAVRFFRAGLLIPYVIPGVVSTLIWLFLYSPTASPIVDIADRAGTSITFFGGLSTYLSLGNLLTWQGIGFNMILISASLQALPRELYEAARLDGAKEWRIAWSVKVPNITGILVLTGMFSLIGRLQLFTEPLFLRYVAPESISTDFTPMLEIFDRAFKTGDYQYAAAESLVLAVVTGILAFVFYRVTNRKLS; from the coding sequence TTGTCCACCCTCACGCGGCCGGCGCAGGCCGCCACCGACTCCCCGGTCCGGCGGACCTCCCCCCGCCGGACCGGGAGACGGGGAGCCTACAAGGGCCTGCTGTTCATGCTGCCCTTCCTGACCGGCTTCCTCCTGACCTATGTCGTGCCGATCGGCTACGCCTTCAGCCAGAGCCTGCACGAGAAGAAGAGCAGCGGCATCGGCTTCGGTCCGACGAGGATCGTGTTCGTCGGCTTCGCCAACTTCTCGGCGATCCTGTCGGACGGCACCTTCTGGACCGGCATGCTGCGCACCCTGCTCTTCGGGGCCGCGCAGATCGCGGTCATGCTCGGCATCTCGCTCCTGCTGGCACTGCTCCTCGACGGCATCGCGGCCCGCGCGGTCCGCTTCTTCCGCGCGGGACTGCTCATCCCGTACGTCATCCCGGGCGTGGTCTCCACGCTGATCTGGCTGTTCCTCTACAGCCCGACCGCGAGCCCCATCGTCGACATCGCGGACCGGGCCGGAACGAGCATCACCTTCTTCGGTGGCCTCAGCACCTACCTCTCGCTGGGGAATCTGCTCACCTGGCAGGGCATCGGCTTCAACATGATCCTGATCTCCGCCTCGCTGCAGGCGCTGCCGCGCGAGCTGTACGAGGCGGCCCGGCTCGACGGGGCGAAGGAGTGGCGGATCGCCTGGTCCGTCAAGGTGCCGAACATCACCGGGATCCTCGTCCTGACCGGCATGTTCTCACTGATCGGCCGACTCCAGCTGTTCACCGAGCCGCTGTTTTTGCGGTATGTGGCGCCGGAGTCCATCAGCACCGACTTCACGCCGATGCTGGAGATCTTCGACCGGGCGTTCAAGACCGGCGACTACCAGTACGCCGCCGCCGAGTCGCTCGTCCTCGCCGTGGTCACCGGCATCCTCGCCTTCGTCTTCTACCGCGTCACGAACAGGAAGCTGTCATGA
- a CDS encoding ABC transporter substrate-binding protein, translating to MSTIRTRAVAGAAAALSLSLALGACGGGDGTDSEAKTTKGKVQLEFWSWTEGISDQVVVWNKKHPETQVKFVNAAGDTVYQKLRAAVTSGNAPCLSKMDGMNLANFAADGLLTDITNVAAPYKSRYSTPAWNAVSPGGATYGIPTGSSPLFTAYRADLFQKYGLKAPTTWDDVIAAGKAVQKQEKNVKIFNMAGEDPSTLVDLSWQAGAQWYKVAGDHWEIGFTSPDALKAADIVQQLVDDDLASNASYADPGVFKTWDLGKTILMTTSTWQLPIYDTNFPKSKGKWQLADAPVFDPANPQTSSNFDVTAVLKGCKYPDRAAQFAAWLSSSKESLTALTDPASKSGLFPAVKDVSPYVDKIIPTGMFNGKSDSAQVITTAASRVGEQWQYGPDYAAMYSEMQKQWGKVMKKQLTVKDMLTHLQDWVLADLKNKGVKAVAAG from the coding sequence ATGAGCACCATCCGTACGAGAGCCGTCGCCGGCGCGGCCGCCGCCCTCTCACTGTCCCTCGCCCTGGGCGCCTGCGGTGGCGGCGACGGCACGGACTCGGAGGCGAAGACCACCAAGGGCAAGGTGCAGCTGGAGTTCTGGAGCTGGACGGAGGGCATCTCCGACCAGGTCGTGGTGTGGAACAAGAAGCACCCCGAGACCCAGGTGAAGTTCGTCAACGCGGCCGGCGACACCGTCTACCAGAAGCTGCGCGCCGCGGTGACCTCGGGCAACGCGCCCTGTCTGTCCAAGATGGACGGGATGAACCTGGCGAACTTCGCCGCCGACGGGCTGCTCACCGACATCACCAACGTCGCCGCCCCGTACAAGTCCCGCTACAGCACCCCGGCGTGGAACGCGGTCAGCCCCGGCGGGGCCACCTACGGCATCCCCACCGGCTCCTCCCCCCTGTTCACGGCCTACCGCGCGGACCTGTTCCAGAAGTACGGCCTCAAGGCGCCCACCACCTGGGACGACGTGATCGCGGCGGGCAAAGCGGTGCAGAAGCAAGAGAAGAACGTCAAGATCTTCAACATGGCCGGCGAGGACCCAAGCACGCTCGTCGACCTGTCCTGGCAGGCGGGCGCGCAATGGTACAAAGTCGCAGGCGACCACTGGGAGATCGGCTTCACCTCGCCCGACGCCCTCAAGGCCGCCGACATCGTCCAGCAGCTGGTGGACGACGACCTCGCCTCCAACGCCTCCTACGCCGACCCGGGCGTCTTCAAGACCTGGGACCTCGGCAAGACCATCCTGATGACCACCTCCACCTGGCAGCTGCCGATCTACGACACCAACTTCCCCAAGTCCAAGGGCAAGTGGCAGCTCGCCGACGCGCCGGTCTTCGACCCGGCCAACCCCCAGACCTCCAGCAACTTCGACGTCACGGCCGTGCTCAAGGGCTGCAAGTACCCAGACCGGGCGGCCCAGTTCGCCGCCTGGCTGTCCAGCAGCAAGGAGTCGCTGACCGCGCTCACGGACCCCGCGTCCAAGTCGGGGCTCTTCCCGGCCGTCAAGGACGTCTCCCCGTACGTCGACAAGATCATCCCGACGGGGATGTTCAACGGGAAGTCGGACAGCGCGCAGGTGATCACCACCGCGGCCTCCCGGGTCGGCGAGCAGTGGCAGTACGGGCCGGACTACGCGGCCATGTACTCCGAGATGCAGAAGCAGTGGGGCAAGGTCATGAAGAAGCAGCTGACCGTCAAGGACATGCTGACGCACCTTCAGGACTGGGTGCTCGCCGACCTGAAGAACAAGGGCGTTAAGGCCGTCGCCGCCGGCTGA
- a CDS encoding hydroxyacid dehydrogenase: MSTSELPPRALFAMNPVHLPELFPPRLMARLTALARIEPALVVTDFTDPAMAGPLAEADVLITGWGCPRIDGSVLAAAPRLRAVLHAAGSVRNLVSPEVWEQGVSVSNAVRANALPVAEFTLAAILLSGKDAFGLRERFRTDHVFPPPADYAKIGNLGKRVGIIGASRVGRRLLELLRPFDFSVTLYDPYIDAAEARALGAVLVPLDELMRTSDIISLNAPDIPETYRMLDRGRLSLMPDGSVLVNTSRGALVDPDALTDELVSGRISAVLDVTEPEPLPGDSPLYGLPNVFLTPHIAGSLGNELERLGRTVVDELALLGEGSPLAHAVCQADLVNSA; the protein is encoded by the coding sequence ATGTCCACGTCCGAGCTGCCGCCGCGCGCCTTGTTCGCCATGAACCCGGTGCACCTTCCCGAGCTCTTCCCGCCCCGGCTCATGGCACGGCTGACGGCCCTGGCCCGGATCGAACCCGCCCTCGTCGTGACGGACTTCACCGATCCGGCGATGGCCGGACCGCTGGCGGAGGCCGATGTGCTGATCACCGGCTGGGGCTGCCCGCGCATCGACGGGTCCGTCCTCGCCGCGGCACCCCGACTGCGGGCCGTGCTGCACGCGGCGGGCAGCGTGCGCAACCTCGTCTCGCCCGAGGTCTGGGAGCAAGGCGTCTCGGTGTCCAACGCCGTGCGGGCCAATGCGCTTCCGGTGGCCGAGTTCACCCTCGCCGCGATCCTGCTGTCCGGCAAGGACGCCTTCGGCCTGCGGGAGCGGTTCCGAACCGACCATGTGTTCCCGCCGCCCGCCGACTACGCAAAGATCGGCAACCTCGGCAAGCGGGTCGGGATCATCGGAGCCTCCCGGGTCGGACGCCGCCTGCTCGAACTGCTGCGGCCCTTCGACTTCTCGGTGACGCTGTACGACCCGTACATCGACGCAGCCGAGGCCCGCGCGCTGGGTGCCGTACTCGTGCCGCTCGACGAGCTGATGCGCACCAGCGACATCATCAGCCTGAACGCGCCGGACATCCCGGAGACCTACCGCATGCTCGACCGCGGACGGCTGTCGCTGATGCCCGACGGTTCGGTGCTCGTCAACACCTCCCGGGGTGCCCTCGTCGATCCCGACGCCCTCACCGACGAACTGGTCTCCGGACGGATCAGCGCGGTCCTGGACGTGACCGAGCCGGAGCCGCTGCCCGGGGATTCCCCCCTGTACGGGCTGCCCAACGTCTTCCTCACCCCGCATATCGCCGGTTCCCTCGGCAACGAGCTGGAGCGACTGGGCCGCACCGTCGTGGACGAGCTGGCACTGCTCGGCGAAGGCTCGCCGCTCGCGCACGCCGTGTGCCAGGCCGATCTGGTCAACAGCGCCTGA
- a CDS encoding LacI family DNA-binding transcriptional regulator, translating to MRSDRPSTIRDVAAKAGVSVATVSRTLAGNYPVSAETRARVMAAVGSLHYVVNVHAKALSGAVAGPVALVIQDITGPSLAFVAAGVEQEATSRGRLSLVCSTHGDTAREDDLVQLMREQHAAAVVLVGGVVPDDAYHRRMAEYAQALDAAGSRLVLVGRPALPAGIPATVVEYDNRGGAFQATSHLLAAGHRRILFLGGEPGFSSAEQRREGYLAALRAHSVPYEEGLDLPGSYTRASGYRRVRDALDAGLDFTAVFAATDAIAVGVLAALREARLRVPRDVSLIGFDDVPYAADLTPSLTTVRVPYEELGRAAVRLALDREETITGDDHVVLSTQLVIRESVRQRK from the coding sequence ATGCGGTCGGACAGGCCGAGCACCATCCGCGACGTAGCGGCGAAAGCAGGCGTCTCGGTAGCAACCGTTTCCCGCACGCTGGCAGGCAACTACCCGGTGTCGGCGGAAACCAGGGCCCGCGTCATGGCAGCCGTGGGGTCACTGCACTACGTGGTGAACGTCCACGCCAAAGCCCTCTCCGGGGCAGTCGCCGGTCCCGTCGCCCTGGTCATCCAGGACATCACCGGTCCCTCACTGGCCTTTGTCGCCGCCGGCGTGGAGCAGGAGGCCACCAGCCGGGGCAGGCTGAGCCTGGTCTGCTCCACCCACGGCGACACCGCTCGCGAGGACGACCTGGTCCAGCTCATGCGGGAGCAGCACGCCGCCGCGGTCGTCCTCGTCGGCGGAGTGGTCCCCGACGACGCCTACCACCGCCGTATGGCCGAATACGCCCAGGCCCTCGACGCCGCCGGATCCCGCCTGGTGCTGGTCGGGCGTCCCGCGCTGCCCGCCGGAATCCCGGCGACCGTGGTCGAGTACGACAACCGGGGCGGCGCGTTCCAGGCCACCTCGCACCTCCTCGCCGCCGGACACCGGCGCATCCTCTTCCTCGGGGGCGAGCCCGGGTTCAGCAGCGCGGAACAGCGCCGCGAAGGGTACCTGGCCGCGCTGCGCGCCCACTCGGTGCCGTACGAGGAGGGACTCGACCTACCGGGCTCGTACACCCGCGCCTCCGGCTACCGTCGAGTGCGGGATGCGCTGGACGCCGGGCTGGACTTCACCGCGGTCTTCGCCGCCACCGACGCGATCGCCGTCGGCGTGCTGGCCGCGCTGCGCGAGGCGAGGCTCCGGGTCCCCCGAGACGTCTCACTCATCGGTTTCGACGATGTCCCCTATGCCGCGGACCTGACTCCGTCGCTCACCACTGTTCGCGTCCCGTACGAGGAACTGGGCCGGGCCGCCGTACGACTCGCCCTCGACCGCGAGGAGACCATCACGGGCGACGACCACGTGGTCCTGAGCACCCAGCTGGTGATCCGGGAGTCGGTGCGACAGCGGAAGTGA
- a CDS encoding carboxylesterase family protein: MDAEAAAQYIAYARDDERASTFLWGTRFKETAGNRSPVYNYWWTHVPPGSDTTNPIEPANGVGVYHGAEKYYLFGNLYGTDRPWTDADHAIADTTSSYVANFAATGNPNGRRLPAWPALRTSKPLSMELGDRFATLPAADSDAKYAFLQQYLENQTAAF; this comes from the coding sequence ATGGACGCGGAGGCGGCGGCGCAGTACATCGCCTACGCGCGCGACGACGAGCGCGCGTCCACCTTCCTGTGGGGCACCCGGTTCAAGGAGACCGCCGGCAACCGCAGCCCGGTCTACAACTACTGGTGGACCCACGTCCCGCCGGGCTCCGACACCACCAACCCGATCGAACCCGCGAACGGCGTCGGCGTCTATCACGGCGCGGAGAAGTACTACCTGTTCGGCAACCTGTACGGCACCGACCGCCCCTGGACCGACGCGGACCACGCGATCGCCGACACGACCTCCTCCTACGTGGCCAACTTCGCGGCCACCGGCAACCCCAACGGACGCCGCCTGCCGGCCTGGCCGGCCCTGCGCACGTCGAAACCCCTGTCGATGGAACTGGGTGATCGCTTCGCGACGCTTCCGGCCGCGGACAGTGACGCCAAGTACGCCTTCCTGCAGCAGTACCTCGAAAACCAGACCGCGGCCTTCTGA
- a CDS encoding transketolase, with product MLTTDPAGTVRFRERRRRIADEDLAGRLRELRQLSTDVRRSVVRMIDGAQLGHIGGDLSVTDILATLFGGVLAVNPEKPRDPDRDRFILSKGHCAAALYATLAHSGFFPLSELSTFMAPLSPLNGHPNRRKVPGVETNTGPLGHGFPVAVGCALAAKVAGRSYRTFVVLGDGELQEGSNWEAAMTAAHHDLASLTAIVDRNRLQQGARTEETKRLEPLADKWASFGWEVREPDGHDHGQLLSALRPSTTGRPVAVVAHTVKGKGVSFIEDRVEWHHKVPNAAQVQAALEELSR from the coding sequence ATGCTCACCACAGACCCAGCCGGGACCGTGCGATTCCGGGAACGGCGTCGGCGTATCGCCGATGAAGATCTGGCCGGCCGGCTCCGCGAGCTGAGGCAGCTGTCCACCGACGTGCGCCGCAGTGTCGTGCGGATGATCGACGGCGCCCAGCTCGGTCACATCGGCGGCGATCTGTCGGTGACGGACATCCTCGCCACACTGTTCGGCGGCGTGCTGGCCGTGAACCCCGAGAAGCCGCGGGACCCGGATCGTGACCGCTTCATCCTCAGCAAGGGGCACTGTGCGGCCGCCCTGTACGCGACGCTCGCCCACAGCGGCTTCTTCCCGCTCTCCGAGTTGTCCACGTTCATGGCGCCGCTCTCCCCGCTCAACGGCCACCCGAACCGCAGGAAGGTGCCGGGCGTCGAGACGAACACCGGGCCCCTCGGACACGGCTTCCCCGTGGCGGTCGGTTGTGCTCTGGCGGCCAAGGTGGCGGGCCGCTCGTACCGCACGTTCGTGGTCCTGGGCGACGGCGAACTGCAGGAGGGAAGCAACTGGGAGGCGGCGATGACCGCCGCGCACCATGACCTCGCCTCGCTCACGGCCATCGTCGACCGGAACCGTCTACAGCAGGGTGCACGGACGGAGGAGACCAAGCGTCTTGAGCCGCTCGCGGACAAGTGGGCCAGCTTCGGCTGGGAAGTCCGGGAGCCCGACGGACACGACCACGGACAGCTGCTGTCCGCACTGCGCCCTTCCACCACCGGCAGGCCGGTCGCCGTCGTGGCCCACACGGTCAAGGGCAAGGGCGTGTCGTTCATCGAGGACCGCGTGGAGTGGCATCACAAGGTGCCGAATGCCGCGCAGGTTCAGGCCGCCTTGGAGGAGCTCAGCCGATGA